In the genome of Paenarthrobacter ureafaciens, the window GATCCCAGGCCACCGGCACCTATGACAAGGACTTTCGCATTCTTAAGCCTGCGTTGGCCCACCGCGCCGATTTCGGGAATGATGAGATGCCGGGAGTACCGTTCCACCTCGGCCGGCGTCAGTCCGTCGGCCGGTTCAACGAGTGGCGGCAGGACCGCGGGCGCAGTGGGGGCAGCAAGAATTGAGGCCATACCCCAATGTATGCCTGCCGATGCCGCCCGGTCATATTACCCACCGGTACAGTGGTCATAACTGCAAAGGAAAGGCGGCAGACTGTGGCTGACGGCGCACGGGCAAACGATGGGGCAGCAAAGCAGGAACGGTCCGGTTCCACCCGCTCAGCAAGGTTGCCGCGGGACGAGCGCCGGGCACAATTACTGAACGCGGCATTGGAGGTTTTCGTTTCCAATGGCTTCCATGGAGCAGCCATGGATGAGATCGCCGAAACCGCCCACGTCAGCAAACCGGTCCTCTACCAGCACTTTCCCTCCAAACGGGACCTCTACATGGCGTTGCTGGACAGCCATCTGGCCGCACTGACGGAACTGATGCTCAGCGCGCTGAACTCCACCACGGACAACAAGGAACGCGTCAAGGCGGTAATGCGCGCCTATTACAAGTTCATTGCCGATGACGACCAGGCCCACCGCCTCGTCTTCGAATCGGACCTCATCAACGATCCCGACGTCAGCTCACGCCTGGAAACGTTCAACAAGACGTTCGCGGACGCAGTAGCCCATGTGATCGCCGAAGACACCAAGCTGCCGCCCCTTGAAGCTCAGTTGCTGGGCCGCGGCCTGGCGGGAATGGCGCAGGTCAGCGCCCGGTACTGGCTGGAAACGGATGGAAACCTTGACCTCGATGTGGCCAGTGATCTGATCTATCGTTTAGCTTGGCGCGGAATCAGTCGATTCCCCAAAGAGTCCTAGGCTACAAATAAGGGACTGACCTAAAACGTTGATTGGCTTGGAGGCCTTGTTGTGGAAGTAAAGATCGGCATTCAGAACGTTGGCCGCGAAATTGTGCTCGAATCCTCGCTCGATGCCGAGGCCGTAGGCAAGCTTGTTTCAGACGCCCTGTCCAAGGGCTCGGAATTGCGCCTCACCGATGATAAGGGCCGTCAGGTCATTGTTCCGGGCGGTGCCCTGGGCTACGTGGAGATCGGCGCGGAGGAAGTTCGTCGCGTGGGCTTCGGCGCACTCTGATCCAGAACGCCCGCAACGCTAAGGAGACCCCATGCTTTCCCTCGTCGTGATGGTGTTCGTTACCGTCGCTACCGGCTTCCTGGTGTGGGCAAACGACAAACGGCATGGCAAGTACGGCATTGCCGTCCCCGCGGGAGTATCCCTCGGAGTCGGCGCCCTCAGCTGGATCGCCTTCATTGCCGCCGGCTTCGGCTACCAGCCGGGGCTGACCTGGATTCCGTGGGTCTTGCCGATCGTCCTTGGCACGGCAGCTGCGGCAGGCGTCGCGGTGTTCCTTGGCAGGACCCGGACCGTGCGGGACACTGAAGCGCTCACCAAAGCACTCCGCCTGTAGCACCTTCCCGGCTCAACCGGGCGACTAAGAACTGTGGCCACCACCCGCATGGGGTGGTGGCCACAGTTGTCAGCAGTACCTGCCGTCGCAGGTTGGTACGGGCTCAGAGGAACTCTGCCCGGCCCTCCATCGCCGATGATGCCAGCGCGTGTTCCCTCCGTGGAATGCGGCCTGCCAGCCTGGCCAGCCTGCCTGCCTTGACGGCGTGCATGAATGCCTCACCCATCTGGACAGGGTTCTGGGCACGCGTCACCGCTGTGGCCAGGAGGACAGCGTCGCAACCGAGCTCCATGGCCAGTGCCGCATCGGAAGCAGTTCCGATGCCTGCGTCCAGGACAACAGGCACGGAGGCACGGGACACAATGACTTCAATGTTGTGCGGGTTGAGGATGCCCAGACCGGTCCCGATCGGTGCTCCGAGGGGCATGACCGCAGTGGCGCCGAGGTTTTCCAGTCGCAGTGCCAACACGGGGTCGTCGTTGGTGTATGCGAAGACTTTGAAACCCCGATTGACCAGTTGTTCAGTGGCGTCGACGAGTTCAACCGCGTCCGGCAACAGCGTGTGTTCGTCCGCGATGACTTCCAGCTTCACCCAATCGGTCTCCAGCGCCTCGCGGGCCAGCTCCGCGGTAAGGACAGCGTCCTTGGCAGTGAAACAACCTGCCGTGTTGGGCAGCACCCGGATGTTGTTGTCCACCAGCAACTGGAACAGCGAGCCCGTCTCGGCCGGCGAGTAGCGGCGCATGGCTACCGTGGTGAGCTCCGTGCCGGAAGCCACCAGGGCCGCCCCCAAACCGTCCAGGCTCGGGGCGCCACCGGTGCCCATGATGAGCCGCGAACTGAAGGCGACACCGTCGATTTCCAGCGTGTCAGTAGTCGTTTCGGTGTTGAGGATGGTCATGCTCAGCCTCCCTGGACTGCGGTAACGAGTTCGAGTTCATCGCCGTCGGCGAGGTTCGTTGCTGCCCACTGGCTACGCGGGACCACCTCCGCATTGCGCGCGACGGCGACACCCAGCTTGCCGCCGTCGGCCGCCTGTCCGCTCGGGTCGAGGGCGCGTCCGGTAACGGACGTGACCAGGGTGCTGACGGATGCGCCATCGGCCACGGTGTGCCGGGCCCCATTGAGTGTGATGTTCATGCTGTTTCCTTGGTGGAAGCGATGGATGGTGTTGGAATGCCGCGCCCGGCGAGGGCGCCTTGCGGAGAAAAACGATCCGGACGGAACCGGACCCACCGGTCATCCGCGGAACCGTCGAGCAAGCCGGCCACGATCTGTGCGGCTATGGGGGTCAGGAGTACGCCGTGGCGGAAGAAACCCGTGGCTATGATCAGGCCCCGGAGGGCGCCGTCCGCCGCGCCCACCCGCCCCAGGAGCGGAGCGTTGTCAGGGGTGCCCGGCCGTGCACGGGCTGTCACTTCGATGAGCTCCAGCTCACCGACTGCGGGGACCAGGATCTGGGCGTCCCGAAGCAGCTGGTACACGCCGCCGGCAGACACCGCATTCGATCCCGTCGAGAGCCCGTCCTCGCGTTGGGTTGCCCCGATCACCACGGTCCCGTCCTCGCGGGGCACGATGTATACCGGCACTCCCCGCACCATTCCGCGGACTGTGGAGGTCAGCAACGGCCGCAGGTCCTCCGGTACCCGGAGCCTGAGGATGTCTCCGTAAACCGGCCTGAGCGGCAGGTGCAGGTCCTCAGGAAGTCCGCCGGTCGCCGCAGCCGCCAAGCCATTGGCCAGCACGGTTTCCCTTGCCGCTACCACTTGGCCGGTGGAGAGTTCAGCGCCCACAACGCGGTCACCCTCCCACAGCAGCCGCCGGGCCTCCGCTGCCAGCTGGAACCCGCTGCTCGCGCCCGGGACCCATGTGGCATCCGACGGGGTGTGCGCGGCCAATCCGGCGAGTATGCACTCCGCCAGCCGGCGGGGGTCCACTTGGTGGTCGGCCGGGATATCGAAAGCGCATGAAATTCCGGGGCTGAGCAGCGGCTCGCGCTGCCGCGCGTCCCGCAGCATCAACGGCTCCACTGTGAGCCCCGCCGCCTGTTGCACGGAGCGCAGATCGGCGAGCGCCCGTCGATCGGCGGCGTCGGCACCCACCGCGAGCGTCGACGTCGTGCTGTAGCCGGTGGTGACGCCGGTACCGGACAATCCGGACACGAACGTTGGCCATAGCCTGGACGATTCGAGCATCAGTTCCAGGAGATCTTCTTCCTGGTAGTGGAGTTCGCTCACGGGGGCCAGCATCCCGGCCGCTGCAAAGGTTGCTCCACTGGCAGGGTTCGGATCGATGAGGGCCACGGAACGGCCTGTGGCCCGGATCCGGTGGGCGATGCCCAGGCCGACTACGCCTGCGCCGATGACGGCAACGTCTGCTTCGATGGCTTCTGCCATTGGTTTCCTTCCCTACGCCGGTATTAGCCGGATCAGGTCAAGCGGTCGGCTCTGAAGCCCTCTCAGCCGGACGGTCATATGACGCTGTCACGGCTCCCGCAGTACGTGCCCAGTTTAGAGGAACTACTCTGGTTTCCATGACCCAGCCTGATCTCCTCACCGACGCCCGCCTCTACCTGTGCACCGATGCCCGCCGGCGGCAAGGCGATTTCGAAGACTTTGTGGACGCCGCGTTCGAAGGCGGCGTGGACATCATCCAGCTCCGTGACAAGACCCTTGAGGCCGCCGAGGAACTGGAGCTGCTCGAGGTCCTGAACAAAGTTGCCGCCCGGCATTCCAAGCTGTGGGCGGTCAACGACCGGGCTGATATCGCCCGTGTTTCCGGGGCTCCCGTGTTCCACGTGGGCCAAAAGGACCTTCCGCTGCCCGTGGCCCGGCAGCTGCTCGGGGACACCACCGCCATAGGTCTCTCCACGCATGGGCCTGATCAGGTGGACGCGGCCATTGCGGCTTCGTCGGGCAGTGCAGGACTGGACTACTTCTGCGTCGGTCCCCTCTGGACCACACCCACCAAACCGGGCCGGACGCCAGTAGGCCTGGGCTTGGTCACATATGCCGCCGAAGCTGTGGAACGCGCAGGATCCGCCCTTCCCTGGTTTGCCATTGGCGGGATCGATCTTTCGAATGTGGAGCAGGTGGTTGCGGCAGGAGCCAGCCGCATCGTCGTAGTCCGCGCCATCACCGAAGCAGAAGACCCGACGGCGGCGGCCAAGTCGCTGCTCGAAGCCCTGGACGCCTAGGCAGCCAGTCCGAGGCCCGTCATCCGGCGGCCGTGGTGATCGGCGAGTTCCGCCGTCAACCGGCCTACCTCCGCCTTGGCCTGTCCGTCATGAAGTACGGCACGCAGGTCCGGGTGCTCCAACGCCACCCGTTGCACCTGGGTGAGGGCCTCACCCACCAGCCTTCGGCCCCATAGGGCAAGGCGCGAAGCCAACCTGGGATCGTCCCTCAGGGCCCGCATGAGGAGGATGCGCAACGCCTCGGTGGCTTGGTCCGCAGAAGCGACTTTCCGGACGAATTGCTGTGTCCCGGCATCCAGGAAGGCGGACACCGTCCTGTAGAAGTCCGAGGACACCGTGTCGATGATGTACGCCTTCAGAACAGACTCGTACCAGTCCCCTGGCGGGGTGCGTTCGTGGAAGTGATCGAATGACGGCTGGAAGCGAAGCATGGCGTCCTCGGGGTCCCGCCCCATCTCGGTAAGCCGGCCGCTGATCAACGCATAGTTGCCGAATGCACCGACCGCGATCTTGGCAAAGGTAGCCCGGTCCCGGAGGGTAGGAGCGAAGCGGGAGTCCGCGGACAACCGCCCGAACGCTGACAATTCGCCATAGGCCATGGCTCCCAGCAGCTCTGCCGGGAGAACGTCCGCGGGAATTCCGCCAGGAGTGGACGTGCCCATGGTCCAAGACTATCCGCCGTTTTCGGGCTAGTCTGACTTTCGTGTCACATCATCGGATAGCGCCCAACGTCGACGATTCTTCCGACCGGCTCGCTGCCTCCCTGGCTGCCTTGAGGAGCGAGCTGGAACTACCCGGCGACTACCCTGCCGACGCCGAGCATGAAGCGCGCCAGGCGGTTCAAAACCTGCAATTGCCGCCCCGCAGCCTGCTGGACGTGCCGTTCGTGACCATAGACCCCGCGACTTCCACCGATCTGGACCAAGCGCTGTTCATTCAGCGTAACGATGCCGGTTACAAGGTCCTGTACGCAATTGCCGACGTGCCGTCCTTCGTGGCCCCCGGCGGAGCCTTGGACGCCGAAACGCGGCGGCGCGGGCAAACGTTCTACGCACCGGACGGAAGGGTCCCGCTGCATCCGGAGGTCATCAGCGAGCAAGCCGGGAGCCTCCTGGCAGAGCAGGAATGCAGCGCCTTCGTGTGGGACTTCGACCTCGACCACAACGCGGAAGTGGTCTCCATGTCCGTGGAGCGGGCCACCGTTCGCAGCCGTGCAAAGCTCAGCTACAAGGGTGCACAGAAGCAGATCGATGCGGGAACCGCCCCCGAGGTCCTCATGCTCCTGAAGGAAGTGGGCCTGAAGCGGGTCGAACTCGAGCGCAAACGCGGCGGGGCGAGCCTGAACATGCCAGAACAGGAGATCGTCCAGGTCACCGACGGCGACTACCGGATCGTGGCTGCTCCCTCGCTGCCGATCGAGGACTGGAACGCCCAGATGTCCCTGATGACCGGAATGGCTGCGGCCCAATTGATGCTCGACGGCAAGGTGGGCATCCTGCGGACCATGCCGGCCCCTGATGAGCGCTCCTTACTGCACTTCAAGCGCCAAACCCAGGCCCTCGGAAAACCGTGGGACGGCGACATCAGCTACGGCGAGTACCTCCGGACCCTCGATGGTTCGGATCCGAAGCAATTGGCCATCCTCCACTCCGCCGGCATGCTGTTCCGGGGCGCCGGCTACACCCCGTTCGACGGTGAGGTACCGGAGAACGTTGTCCAGTCCGCCATCGGGGCCCCGTACGCGCACACCACTGCTCCACTCCGCAGGCTCATTGACCGCTTTGTCCTGGTGATCTGCGAAGCCCTCAGCAACGGCCGGGAGATCCCCGTGTGGGCACGGGAAGCGCTGCCTGACCTGCCCGGGATCATGGCTGCTTCCGACTCATTGGCAGGCCGCTTGGAGCGAATGGCCCTGGACACCGTGGAAGCCGCGCTCGCGGCAAACCACGTAGGTCAGGTATTCGACGCCGTGGTGATTTCCGGGTCCAAGCCGTCCAACGGGAACGGCAACGGCAATGGCCCCTACGGCACCGTGCAGATCGCCGAACCTGCCGTCACTGCCCGATGCGATGGTGAGCTGGTGTCCGGAATCCAGGTGCGCGTGCGCCTGGTGAAGGCCGACATCACCGGCCGGGTGATCAGGTTCGAACTGGCCGAATGACACCTAGTGGGCCAGGGAATCCGCGGTGTCGGGCCGCTATGGGCCTCAGGGATTTCGGCCGCAACGGGGTTTTTGTCCGGCACAGGATAGACTGGGACAGTAGTAATGGATGCCCGGTCGTTGATTCAGTTAATTTTTGAACTCAACAAGCCCGCCCCTACGCGATCTTGAGATGTGCCCGCTGGTCCCCAGTGCCAGTACTTAGATAGCCCGCGATCGGCTTCCACTGGAAATGCTTGCGCCAGTTCGTGCTCCGGTACAGCTTTGCCGCCGTTGAGCATGCAGCGCCTGCCCAAATGAATAAGGAAACTCCCTGTGAGTGAATTGCACACCCATGAAGTCCTGACGGACTCCACCGGAACCGAGACCATCGAACCCGAGGAAACGATCACCTCGGACGAGACCCCCCACGAGATCGAAGAGAAGTCCTTCGCCGACTTCGACGTCCGCGCGGACATCGTCGAGTCCCTCGCCGACGCCGGAATTACGCACCCGTTCCCGATCCAGGCCATGACGCTTCCCGTGGCCCTGGGCGGCCATGACATCATCGGCCAAGCGAAGACCGGAACGGGCAAGACCCTGGGCTTCGGCATTCCGGTACTCCAGCGGATCGAAGGCCGCGACGACGCCGGATACGCCAAACTTGCCGTCCAGGGTGCACCCCAGGCGCTGATCATCGTCCCGACCCGCGAGCTTGCAGTCCAGGTGGCCAACGACCTCCAGACGGCTTCGCGCAAGCGCAACGCCCGCATTGCCACCATCTACGGCGGACGTGCCTACGAACCGCAGATCGATGCCCTCCAGAAGGGCGTGGAGATCGTGGTGGGCACCCCCGGACGCCTGATCGACCTGTACAAGCAACGCCACCTAAGCCTCAAGAACGTCAAGATGGTAGTCCTCGATGAGGCCGACGAGATGCTCGACCTCGGCTTCCTGCCGGACGTCGAGACCCTCATCGCCGGCACTCCCCCGGTCCGCCAGACGCTGCTCTTCTCGGCCACCATGCCCGGCCCGGTCATCGCCATGGCCCGCCGGTACATGACCCAGCCCACGCACATCCGCGCTGCGGACCCCAATGACGAGGGCCTGACCAAGCGCGATATCCGCCAGCTCATCTACCGTGCCCACAGCATGGACAAGACTGAAGTCGTTGCCCGGATCCTGCAGGCCAAGGACCGTGGCCGCACCATCATCTTCACCAAGACCAAGCGCACCGCCGCGAAGGTGTCCGAGGAACTCGTGGACCGCGGCTTCGCAGCAGCGGCCATCCACGGTGACCTGGGCCAGGGAGCCCGCGAACAGGCGCTGCGTGCCTTCCGCAACAACAAGGTGGACGTGCTCGTCGCAACCGACGTTGCCGCCCGCGGCATCGACGTCGAGGACGTCACCCACGTCATCAACTACCAGTGCGTCGAAGACGAAAAAATCTACCTGCACCGCGTAGGCCGCACCGGCCGTGCCGGAAACAAGGGTACGGCCGTGACGTTCGTGGACTGGGACGACGTACCCCGCTGGGCGCTGATCAACAAGGCACTGGGACTCAACGTCCCCGAACCGGTTGAAACCTATTCCTCCTCCCCGCACCTCTACACCGACCTCGACATCCCCGAGGGCACCAAGGGGCGGTTGCCCCGCAACAAGCGGATGTTGGCAGGCGTGGACGCCGAGGTCCTGGAGGACCTGGGCGAGACGGGCAAGAAGAACTCCCGCTCGCGCAGCGGAGGCCGCCAGGGCGGATCCGGTCGCGATGGTGGCCGCACCCGTGACGGAAAGTCCGCAGACTCCGCCGGCTCCAAGGGCGAGGGCGGACGCAACCGCACGCGCCGCCGTCGTACCTCCGATGCAGAGGGCACCGCGACCGCTGCTCCCCGCGAGTCCGCCGAGGGTGCATCGGAGAAGCCGGCGCGTACCCGCCGCACCCGCACCCGTCGTCGCAACGGCGAGGTAGTTTCCGGCGAGGCCGCAGGCACCACGCCTGCCACCACCGAGGCCTAACCGGACGGCGATGGCTGAAACTGTTTGGGCGCCGGACGGCAGCAACCTGGTGGTACATGCGGACAACGCATCGTTCCTTCCCACGCTGCCGGACGGCGCCTTCACACTCATCTACGTGGATCCCCCGTTCAACACCGGGCGGGTCCAGCGGCGCCAGGAAACGCGCATGGTCCGCAACGCGGACGGTGACGGTGACCGGGTGGGCTTCAAAGGCCGTTCCTATGACACCATCAAGGGCGCCCTGCACAGCTACGACGACGCCTTCAGCGACTACTGGTCCTTCTTGGAACCAAAGCTGGTGGAAGCGTGGCGGCTCCTGGCCGATGACGGCACACTGTACCTGCACCTGGACTACCGCGAGGTGCACTACGCCAAGGTCATGCTCGACGCCATTTTTGGCCGCGAGTGCTTCCTCAACGAGATCATATGGGCCTACGACTACGGCGCAAGGGCCAAAAACCGCTGGCCCACCAAACACGACAACATACTTGTGTACGTGAAGAACCCGGCCAAGTACCACTTCGACAACGAGGAAGTGGACCGGGAGCCGTACATGGCGCCGGGGCTGGTGACGCCCGCAAAACGCGAGCGCGGCAAGTTGCCGACCGACGTCTGGTGGCACACCATCGTCTCCCCCACGGGCCGCGAGAAAACCGGCTACCCCACGCAGAAACCCGAGGGGCTCATCCGCAGGGTAGTGACAGCTTCAAGCCGCAAGGGTGACTGGTGCCTGGACTTCTTCGCCGGCTCCGGAACGCTCGGCGCTGTTGCCGGCAAACTCGGTAGGAAGTTCGTGTGCGTGGATCAGAACGAACAGGCGATCGAGGTCATGCGCAAGCGGCTGGGAACCAAGGCGGTCTTCCACGCCGCTCCTGCTTCCCTAGACGGATCAGGCGGCTCCCTTGACGGGTCAGGCAGCGCCCTTGACGAAAGCCTGCACAGCGTCGGCGATCATCTGCACGGCAATAGCTGACAGCAGCAGACCGGCAATCCTCGTCACGAGTTCCACGCCGTTCTCGCCCAGCACGCGTTGAACGACTCCGGCGAAGCGCATGGCGAGGTAGAGCGAAACGAGCACGGCAGCAATCCCCGCGCCCACGGCCAGGTATTCGGACAGCTCAGTGGACTGCTGCACGAACACCATGACTGCCACGATGGCGCCGGGGCCAGCCATTAACGGCGTCCCCAAAGGCACAAACGCCACGTTCTTGTACTTGGCGGCGTTCTCCTCCCCGCTGGTGCTGCCGGTCAGCAGCTGCAGGGCGATCAGCACCAGCAGGAGTCCTCCCGCTCCCTGCAAAGCAGCCAGGGAAATGTGCATGTAGTTGAGGATGGACTGGCCGAAGATCGCGAACACGACGATGACGCCGGTGGCCACCAGCAGCGCCTGCAGGGCTGAACGGTTCCTGTCCTTGGCGCTCATCTGTGCCGTCAGGGACATGAAGATCGGCACGGTTCCGGGCGGGTCCATGATGACGAACAAGGTGACGATCACGGACGCCAGCAACTGCAGGTCCATCAGCGGACCACAATGCTTCCCGTGCCCCGCTCCTCGATCCTTTCCAGGACGGCCGGATCAGTGAGGTTCTCGCCCAGCAGGTTGGGTTTGCCGGTGCCGTGGTAGTCGGAGGACCCGGTGATCAGCAGGCCGTGTTCGGCTGCAAGGTCGCGGAGGAACTTCCGTCCTTCTTCCGGATTGTCGCGGTGATCGATTTCCAGGCCCAACAGCCCGGCGTCGATCATCTCCCTGTACGTCTTGTCCCCCACGATGCGGCCACGCGAAGACGCAACGGGATGGGCGAACACGGGCACGCCGCCCGCGGCCCTGACAAGCCCGACGGCGAGTGCCGGGTCAGGTGCGTAGTGCTGGATGAAATAGCGCGAATGCGAGGTGAGGATGCTGTTGAAGGCCTCTGACCGGTCGGCTACCACCCCGGCGGCCACGAGGGCATCGGCGATATGCGGCCGACCCACCGTTGCGCCCGGAGCTACATGGTGGATGACGTCGTCCCAGGTCAAGGGGTAGTCCTCGGAGAGCAGGGTGACCATGCGCTCGGCGCGGGTGAGCCTGGCATCCCTGGACTTATTGATCTCCTCCAACAGGCCGGGGTGGGTGGGGTCGTGGAGATAGCTGAGCAAGTGGACGCTGATGCCTTTGTCCGTGCGGCACGAGATTTCCATGCCGGGGACGAACGCGAGGCCATGGTGGATTGCCGCTTCCGCCGCCTGGTCCCAACCGTCGGTGGAGTCGTGATCCGTCAGTGCCACGGCGTCCAATCCGGCCTTGGCAGCTGACCGGATCACCTCGGCCGGGGTTTCGGTACCGTCGGAAACATTCGAGTGCGTATGCAGGTCAATCCTCACTTTCCCAGCCTATGGGATGCCGGCTTGTTCAGCGTGTTGCGCCGTGGGCCTCCCCACGGAACAGGCGGTGGCCGCATCACGGAACAGGCGTTGGCCGCGCCATGGCGCAGCCGTTGGCCTCCTCTTGGAACTGGTGGGACGATGTAACGGTGAATGATGCCAAAAACTCCCAGCACATGGACTCCGCTGAGTCCCAGCCACTGCAAGAGCGCGTCAACAACCGCTCGCAGCGGCCCACGTCCGATGCCTTCAAGGCGTTCATGGCCAGCAATTGGGCGCCGGCCCCGCAGGTGACCCCTGCGCGTGACGCCGTCGCGGACCACGCCGCCCGCCGCCGTCGTGCCATTTCCGAGAAGTTCAAAGGCGAACGGCTTGTTATCCCGGCCGGTCCGTTGAAGGTCCGCTCCAACGACTGCGACTACCGCTTCCGCCCGCATTCGGGCTTCGCCCACCTCACCGGCCTCGGCCTGGACCACGAGCCGGATGCCGTCCTCATCCTTGAGCCGGTGGCAGAGGGCAAGGGCGACGACGGCGGCCACCACACCGCGACGCTCTACTTCCGTCCGCTGGCGGGCAGGGACACCGAACAGTTCTACGCTGATTCCCGTGCCGGTGAGTTCTGGATCGGCCCCCGGCCGACGCTCGCCGAGTTCGAGGCCCGCTTGGGGCTGCCCACAGCCCACATTTCCGAACTTGAAGTGGCCATCACCAAGAACGTCGGCGCACCGGAGATCGGCGGCATTTCCATCCGCCTGGTGCGCAAGGTGGACGAGAACATCGACGCCCTGGTGGACACGGCCCGCTACAACACGGCCAAGGACCCCGAGAACCTTGACCTGGGCGAGCTCGATGCCTTGGACGAGAAGCTCAGCGAAGCCCTTTCAGAACTCCGCCTCATCAAGGACGAATGGGAGGTGGAGCAGATGCGGATCGCCGTCGCGGCCACCGTGGAAGGTTTCGCCGACGTCGTCCGTGCACTTCCCCGCGCCCTGACCCACAAACGCGGCGAACGCGTCGTGGAAGGCGCGTTCTTTGCCAAGGCGCGCGAAGAAGGCAACGAACTGGGCTACGACACCATCGCAGCTTCAGGGAACAACGCCACAGTGCTGCACTGGAACCGCAACACGGGAACGGTCGACGCCGGCGATCTGCTCCTGCTCGACGCCGGCGTGGAAGCTGACTCCCTCTACACCGCCGATGTCACCCGCACCCTGCCGGCGAACGGCAAGTTCACCGACATCCAGCGGAAGATCTACGAAGCAGTGCTCGACGCCGCCGACGCCGGTTTCGCCGCTGCCCGTCCGGGAGTGAAGTTCCGCGAGATCCATACGGCAGCCACCACAGTGCTCGCCGAGCGCCTGGCCGAGTGGGGCCTGCTGCCGGTTTCCGTGGATGAAGCCATCAGTCCCGAAGGCCAGCAGCACCGCCGCTGGATGCCGCACGGTACCAGCCACCACCTGGGCTTGGACGTCCATGACTGCGCCCAGGCCAAGCGGGAACTTTACCTGGATGGTGAGCTCGCCGAGGGCATGGTCTTCACGATCGAACCCGGCCTGTACTTCAAGGCCGAGGACCTCGCCATCCCGGCTGAATACCGCGGCATCGGTGTACGGATCGAGGACGACATCCTCATGACGGCGGATGGCCCGGTGAACCTGAGCTCCGCCCTCCCCCGCAAGGCCGACGACGTCGAGGCCTGGATGGCGGGAATCTACCAGGAGGGCTAGTTCCCCAGCGTGGAAGAAAGCCGAAGGGGCCACCGGGATAATCCCGGTGGCCCCTTCGCTTTAATATTGCCCGCCTGCTACTACCTGCATGCTTACTGCCTGCCGGCGTCGTGCTCGGAGGCTTCAGGTGACTCATGGCCGGCTTGGTTCTGGCCTGGCTGCGGCCGCTCTGCCTCATGCCGGCCATTGTCATCGCTGCCCTGGTGGCTGTGCCGGGACTGCTGGCTCTGCTGGGGCTGTTGGCCCTGCTGCGGTTGCCCTTCGGGAACCCTGATGCCGTACTGGGGACGTCCGTCCGGCAGGTCCGGGAACCGTGCTGATGACGGTGCAGGCGCCGGGGCGGGCTGCGCAGGACGCGGTTCAGGTTCCCCGGGCTGCGGGGCGCGCTGGCCATAGGGGTCGTTCCAGGT includes:
- a CDS encoding MarC family protein; its protein translation is MDLQLLASVIVTLFVIMDPPGTVPIFMSLTAQMSAKDRNRSALQALLVATGVIVVFAIFGQSILNYMHISLAALQGAGGLLLVLIALQLLTGSTSGEENAAKYKNVAFVPLGTPLMAGPGAIVAVMVFVQQSTELSEYLAVGAGIAAVLVSLYLAMRFAGVVQRVLGENGVELVTRIAGLLLSAIAVQMIADAVQAFVKGAA
- a CDS encoding PHP domain-containing protein, which gives rise to MRIDLHTHSNVSDGTETPAEVIRSAAKAGLDAVALTDHDSTDGWDQAAEAAIHHGLAFVPGMEISCRTDKGISVHLLSYLHDPTHPGLLEEINKSRDARLTRAERMVTLLSEDYPLTWDDVIHHVAPGATVGRPHIADALVAAGVVADRSEAFNSILTSHSRYFIQHYAPDPALAVGLVRAAGGVPVFAHPVASSRGRIVGDKTYREMIDAGLLGLEIDHRDNPEEGRKFLRDLAAEHGLLITGSSDYHGTGKPNLLGENLTDPAVLERIEERGTGSIVVR
- a CDS encoding DNA-methyltransferase is translated as MAETVWAPDGSNLVVHADNASFLPTLPDGAFTLIYVDPPFNTGRVQRRQETRMVRNADGDGDRVGFKGRSYDTIKGALHSYDDAFSDYWSFLEPKLVEAWRLLADDGTLYLHLDYREVHYAKVMLDAIFGRECFLNEIIWAYDYGARAKNRWPTKHDNILVYVKNPAKYHFDNEEVDREPYMAPGLVTPAKRERGKLPTDVWWHTIVSPTGREKTGYPTQKPEGLIRRVVTASSRKGDWCLDFFAGSGTLGAVAGKLGRKFVCVDQNEQAIEVMRKRLGTKAVFHAAPASLDGSGGSLDGSGSALDESLHSVGDHLHGNS
- a CDS encoding DEAD/DEAH box helicase, which encodes MSELHTHEVLTDSTGTETIEPEETITSDETPHEIEEKSFADFDVRADIVESLADAGITHPFPIQAMTLPVALGGHDIIGQAKTGTGKTLGFGIPVLQRIEGRDDAGYAKLAVQGAPQALIIVPTRELAVQVANDLQTASRKRNARIATIYGGRAYEPQIDALQKGVEIVVGTPGRLIDLYKQRHLSLKNVKMVVLDEADEMLDLGFLPDVETLIAGTPPVRQTLLFSATMPGPVIAMARRYMTQPTHIRAADPNDEGLTKRDIRQLIYRAHSMDKTEVVARILQAKDRGRTIIFTKTKRTAAKVSEELVDRGFAAAAIHGDLGQGAREQALRAFRNNKVDVLVATDVAARGIDVEDVTHVINYQCVEDEKIYLHRVGRTGRAGNKGTAVTFVDWDDVPRWALINKALGLNVPEPVETYSSSPHLYTDLDIPEGTKGRLPRNKRMLAGVDAEVLEDLGETGKKNSRSRSGGRQGGSGRDGGRTRDGKSADSAGSKGEGGRNRTRRRRTSDAEGTATAAPRESAEGASEKPARTRRTRTRRRNGEVVSGEAAGTTPATTEA
- a CDS encoding aminopeptidase P family protein, coding for MNDAKNSQHMDSAESQPLQERVNNRSQRPTSDAFKAFMASNWAPAPQVTPARDAVADHAARRRRAISEKFKGERLVIPAGPLKVRSNDCDYRFRPHSGFAHLTGLGLDHEPDAVLILEPVAEGKGDDGGHHTATLYFRPLAGRDTEQFYADSRAGEFWIGPRPTLAEFEARLGLPTAHISELEVAITKNVGAPEIGGISIRLVRKVDENIDALVDTARYNTAKDPENLDLGELDALDEKLSEALSELRLIKDEWEVEQMRIAVAATVEGFADVVRALPRALTHKRGERVVEGAFFAKAREEGNELGYDTIAASGNNATVLHWNRNTGTVDAGDLLLLDAGVEADSLYTADVTRTLPANGKFTDIQRKIYEAVLDAADAGFAAARPGVKFREIHTAATTVLAERLAEWGLLPVSVDEAISPEGQQHRRWMPHGTSHHLGLDVHDCAQAKRELYLDGELAEGMVFTIEPGLYFKAEDLAIPAEYRGIGVRIEDDILMTADGPVNLSSALPRKADDVEAWMAGIYQEG